From the Girardinichthys multiradiatus isolate DD_20200921_A chromosome 22, DD_fGirMul_XY1, whole genome shotgun sequence genome, one window contains:
- the slf2 gene encoding SMC5-SMC6 complex localization factor protein 2 isoform X4 encodes MDLNSTSQKRHREGGPCLKNTKKPCLKGKNYGPTETTKHIPGTSPRSPLDPQPSPKGCSVFELSPETTGRLLKSESACSALSSTLKPSQLNFNNAKKTPSTGAKQGFITTENNIIKLRLTSTLSEEVPRKQNEENPKRGKSGSSKVHQKEYNKPPHGGPVCNNSDHKDSSIPVKTESKKTDCSSPKPAPKPSLGSLSCSTTERSKASRVRRPVVVLEDVDLLFTPDPNVYVVKPACKTPKSKMEEQTVKSPTSKKSFSPTSSCSPTVAPVSCPVMRPPRVASSPAPNLAACLPTVALERIKLEKLSLCSKDRGIRNSLVTSSGRQSKDENIKPLHNDSPTPKANEGLCCSETDTAASLQETSSPCMKSTPLEEEESEGSKEVKEDSIDVELDLGLSISYDIDVTQSSDSSEEEPLISFQEMMERVTKPPDTPQKEAFSEPSTPGCRSSHSKTRLLPSTTKPGVYKNNLDQMLKEINSNKKAKEIEAQLLTACKEDLLRLAEYEEAEENQVEITTEHQEFLQHFSLMSAAIREIPPGEVVFNLEKFGQIFDQETLQLRQCLVNPQGTSQKTLLWSSPAQLRLHLNIGLFEEAYSSSPCPAQVTRFLFKMMSVHSEKIVSDKILHALCDIACSAAYQIVNNEHQQFEVWVPSLADVTLVLLNMGAAFVTLFPFENLQPLFTEGELLEDVYIKSKSPSNNKEEIIFPEHNCTNILKYLSYCMGLCPRAYSDDELLLLLTVVGRISLETRRILQSNVEVSCLLYKMINNIRDWSSMLPRVCKALTVLTDDHHNMCLLVQLLPDSTRGKRLRRHLSLCFVSKLLDGDCTYSPMEEELQLAELRPYLPQIQPSALLRRIQQKDKEEDLATQDQQAYYLCYSLLTLTNEASSLQVFLPDQKAQLLVLSSELETHVKCDIRESEKCLYRSKVKDLVARIYTKWQMLLQKTRPLNGKLYDYWQPVETFNTEDDGEATFIEDDEDKETTLIDENDTMITKEEEKETEKMEVKEDTEIVESPGDKEDDTKTSEVKAAVEEGTDHFNQAMLVMQPPAMDEQTDPSPKECTDMEKETPGREEESPPDAIM; translated from the exons ATGGATTTGAATAGCACGTCCCAAAAGAGACACAGGGAGGGGGGGCCTTGCTTGAAGAACACCAAGAAACCATGTCTTAAAGGTAAAAACTATGGACCAACAGAGACGACCAAACACATTCCTGGGACGTCACCAAGATCTCCACTGGACCCTCAGCCATCCCCGAAGGGCTGTTCAGTCTTCGAATTATCACCTGAAACAACAGGCAGACTTCTCAAATCTGAGTCGGCATGCTCAGCGTTATCGTCCACACTCAAACCCTCGCAGTTAAACTTCAATAATGCAAAGAAAACACCATCAACAGGGGCAAAGCAAGGCTTTATAACCACTgagaataatataataaaattaagatTGACCTCAACTCTCAGTGAAGAGGTTCCAAGGAAGCAAAACGAGGAAAACCCAAAAAGGGGCAAATCAGGTTCTTCTAAAGTTCATCAGAAGGAATATAATAAACCTCCACATGGTGGTCCAGTCTGCAATAACTCTGATCACAAGGACTCTAGTATTCCAGTCAagacagaaagtaaaaaaacagattGCAGCTCTCCAAAACCAGCACCAAAGCCTAGTTTGGGTTCCTTGAGTTGTAGCACAACTGAACGCAGTAAAGCGAGTCGTGTACGAAGACCAGTGGTGGTCCTTGAAGACGTAGATCTCCTCTTCACCCCTGATCCCAATGTTTATGTAGTTAAGCCTGCATGTAAGACTCCAAAGTCAAAGATGGAAGAACAGACGGTAAAATCACCCACTTCAAAGAAAAGTTTTAGCCCTacatccagctgcagtccaaCAGTTGCTCCTGTATCTTGTCCTGTCATGCGGCCTCCACGTGTAGCCTCCTCACCAGCACCTAACTTGGCTGCCTGTTTGCCAACTGTGGCTTTAGAGCGtataaaactggaaaaattgAGTCTTTGTTCTAAAGATAGAGGCATCAGAAACAGTCTTGTCACGTCTTCAGGAAGACAATCTAAGGATGAGAATATTAAACCTCTGCACAATGACTCCCCGACACCTAAAGCCAATGAGGGTTTGTGTTGCTCAGAGACCGACACAGCAGCCTCTCTACAGGAGACTTCATCTCCATGCATGAAGTCTACACCattggaggaggaggaaagcGAAGGGAGTAAGGAGGTGAAAGAAGACTCTATAGACGTTGAACTTGACCTTGGGCTGAGCATTTCATATGATATAGATGTAACCCAGAGCTCCGACAGCAGTGAGGAGGAGCCACTGATCTCCTTCCAGGAGATGATGGAGCGTGTAACAAAACCTCCAGACACACCACAGAAAGAAGCCTTCTCAGAGCCAAGCACACCGGGATGTCGTAGCTCTCACTCAAAAACT CGTCTGCTGCCATCCACTACAAAACCAGGAGTCTACAAGAACAACCTGGACCAGATGCTGAAGGAGATTAACAGCAACAAGAA AGCAAAGGAGATTGAGGCACAGCTTCTAACTGCTTGCAAAGAAGACCTCTTGAGGTtagcagagtatgaagaagcAGAGGAGAACCAAGTGGAGATAACCACTGAACACCA AGAGTTTCTGCAGCACTTCTCGTTGATGTCTGCTGCAATCAGGGAAATCCCGCCAGGGGAGGTAGTTTTTAACTTGGAAAAGTTTGGCCAGATATTTGACCAGGAGACACTGCAGCTCAGGCAGTGCCTCGTCAATCCACAAGGGACCTCACAGAAAACACTTCTTTG GTCCAGTCCTGCTCAGCTGAGACTGCACCTGAATATTGGTCTGTTTGAGGAAGCTTACAGTAGCTCACCTTGTCCAGCTCAGGTTACCCGCTTCCTTTTCAAG ATGATGTCAGTCCATAGTGAAAAGATCGTGTCCGATAAGATCCTACATGCCCTTTGTGACATTGCCTGTTCTGCTGCTTATCAGATAG TGAACAATGAACATCAGCAGTTCGAAGTGTGGGTCCCCAGTTTGGCCGATGTGACGCTGGTCCTCCTGAACATGGGCGCTGCATTTGTGACACTCTTCCCCTTCGAGAACCTGCAGCCATTATTCACAGAGGGAGAATTGCT AGAGGATGTCTATATTAAAAGTAAGAGTCCTTCCAATAACAAGGAAGAGATCATTTTCCCTGAACACAACTGTACAAACATCCTAAAG TACCTGTCTTACTGCATGGGCCTTTGCCCTCGTGCCTACAGTGACGACGaactgctgttgctgctgactGTGGTGGGAAGGATCAGCCTGGAAACACGGCGCATCCTCCAGTCCAATGTAGAAGTGAGCTGTCTGCTGTATAAAATGATCAACAACATCAGGGACTGGTCTTCTATG CTGCCCAGAGTCTGTAAGGCCCTGACTGTTTTGACCGATGATCACCACAACATGTGCCTGCTAGTTCAACTCCTGCCTGACAGTACACGTGGAAA ACGACTTCGCCGCCATCTAAGCCTGTGCTTTGTCTCCAAGTTGTTGGATGGAGATTGCACCTATAGCCCTATGGAGGAAGAGCTTCAG CTTGCTGAGTTGAGGCCATATCTTCCCCAAATTCAACCCTCCGCCCTTCTCCGGCGTATACAGCAGAAGGACAAAGAAGAGGACCTGGCTACTCAGGATCAGCAG GCCTACTACCTGTGCTATAGCCTTCTGACTCTGACAAATGAGGCATCTAGTTTACAGGTCTTCCTACCTGACCAGAAG gcACAGCTGCTTGTTTTATCGTCAGAGCTGGAAACCCACGTTAAATGTGACATCAGGGAGAGCGAGAAATGTCTTTACCGCAGCAAG GTGAAGGACCTGGTCGCCAGGATCTACACTAAGTGGCAAATGCTTCTCCAGAAAACCAGGCCTCTCAAT GGTAAGCTGTATGATTATTGGCAACCTGTGGAAACCTTCAACACCGAAGACGACGGAGAGGCAACTTTTATTGAAGATGATGAAGACAAAGAAACTACATTAATTGATGAGAATGACACTATGATTACCaaagaggaagagaaagaaacagaaaaaatggAGGTTAAAGAGGACACGGAAATAGTTGAAAGTCCGGGAGACAAGGAAGACGATACAAAGACAAGTGAAGTAAAAGCGGCAGTAGAAGAAGGGACTGATCACTTTAACCAAGCAATGCTTGTGATGCAGCCTCCAGCAATGGATGAGCAAACTGATCCCAGTCCTAAAGAATGTACAGACATGGAGAAGGAGACTCCTGGAAGGGAAGAAGAGTCCCCCCCTGATGCCATCATGTGA